A region from the Actinoplanes sp. OR16 genome encodes:
- a CDS encoding DUF305 domain-containing protein — MNRRLAAVLSLAVTGLTVLLLRDTGVVRPEAGPVASVRAGAPTAVDEHYARMMVAHHEQAVAMSRTLIAKGRVPERIRLIAEFIERDQQREIDVTNAWLLAWGRPPIGAAPAGADHGMLTREQLGELDRAGARAAPAVFLRLMIEHHRGAITMSRSLLDAGGGNAYIHSMAKHVINEQTTENDAMTALLKESQAEAM; from the coding sequence ATGAACCGCCGTCTCGCTGCGGTGCTCAGCCTCGCGGTCACCGGCCTGACCGTCCTCCTGCTGCGTGACACCGGTGTGGTGCGGCCCGAGGCCGGACCGGTGGCGTCGGTGCGGGCCGGCGCGCCCACCGCCGTCGACGAGCACTACGCGCGCATGATGGTGGCGCACCACGAGCAGGCGGTCGCGATGAGCCGGACGCTGATCGCCAAGGGGCGGGTTCCGGAGCGGATCCGCCTGATCGCCGAGTTCATCGAGCGCGACCAGCAGCGCGAGATCGACGTGACGAACGCGTGGCTGCTCGCCTGGGGCCGGCCACCGATCGGCGCCGCCCCGGCCGGCGCGGACCACGGCATGCTGACCCGCGAACAGCTCGGCGAACTGGACCGGGCAGGCGCCCGGGCAGCGCCGGCCGTCTTCCTGCGCCTGATGATCGAACATCACCGGGGCGCCATCACGATGTCCCGGTCGCTGCTCGACGCCGGCGGTGGCAACGCCTACATCCACAGCATGGCCAAGCATGTGATCAACGAGCAGACGACGGAGAACGACGCGATGACCGCCCTGCTGAAGGAGAGCCAGGCCGAGGCGATGTAG
- a CDS encoding primary-amine oxidase → MSYRNLVGATALMTGALLGAAVPAPVQAAPVLPCSAASTVKETLPNGTTWQMCWRIHDKAGLILEKVSVSTTRNPEPVQVLDSIRLAQLHVPYDSGDMEFDDLTDLGMGGYFLETLDGDDCKGGSSRLGSDGSGEPQLREVLCVSAEPTGLAYRGREETWDDNGPSSVLSTKQGHDLVLRSISKLGWYEYVTEYRLHDDGQISARLGATGDLAPGTESDAARGWPIGQGADYKATMHYHNAFWRVDFNIAGKGGERVDQYDTTLDGQGDSNAKLKTTRTTIAKEGTFSKVNQRWWRVTSKTSKNTDGHLRSYELVNGGDDRYEGHPETKPDVTFSQKNPCEKYASGNASDPECPPDISTVLDFVKDKETMTDPVMWVRVGFHHVPRDEDQSPMPMHWQGFDLVPRDFTAMNQLTPDERTGQNGNPEPEPEPSGVGG, encoded by the coding sequence ATGTCGTACCGAAACCTCGTGGGCGCGACCGCGCTGATGACCGGTGCCCTGCTGGGCGCCGCCGTGCCGGCGCCCGTCCAGGCCGCGCCGGTGCTGCCCTGCAGCGCTGCCTCGACCGTCAAGGAGACGCTGCCGAACGGCACCACCTGGCAGATGTGCTGGCGGATCCACGACAAGGCCGGGCTGATCCTGGAGAAGGTCTCCGTCTCCACCACCCGCAACCCGGAACCGGTGCAGGTCCTCGACTCGATCCGGCTCGCCCAGCTGCACGTGCCGTACGACAGCGGCGACATGGAGTTCGACGACCTGACCGACCTGGGCATGGGCGGCTACTTCCTGGAGACACTCGACGGCGACGACTGCAAGGGCGGCTCGAGCCGGCTCGGCTCGGACGGGTCGGGGGAGCCGCAGCTGCGTGAGGTGCTCTGCGTCAGCGCCGAGCCCACCGGCCTGGCCTACCGCGGGCGTGAGGAGACCTGGGACGACAACGGGCCGAGCAGTGTCCTGTCCACCAAGCAGGGGCACGACCTGGTGCTGCGCAGCATCAGCAAGCTGGGCTGGTACGAGTACGTGACCGAGTACCGGCTGCACGACGACGGCCAGATCTCGGCCCGGCTCGGCGCCACCGGTGACCTGGCGCCGGGCACCGAATCGGACGCCGCCCGTGGCTGGCCGATCGGCCAGGGCGCGGACTACAAGGCGACGATGCACTACCACAACGCGTTCTGGCGGGTGGACTTCAACATCGCCGGCAAGGGCGGCGAGCGCGTCGACCAGTACGACACCACGCTCGACGGTCAGGGCGACTCGAACGCCAAGCTGAAGACCACCCGTACCACGATCGCCAAGGAGGGCACCTTCTCCAAGGTGAACCAGCGGTGGTGGCGGGTGACCAGCAAGACCAGCAAGAACACCGACGGGCACCTGCGGTCCTACGAACTGGTCAACGGCGGCGACGACCGGTACGAGGGACACCCGGAGACGAAACCGGACGTCACCTTCAGCCAGAAGAACCCGTGCGAGAAGTACGCCAGCGGCAACGCCTCCGACCCGGAGTGCCCGCCGGACATCAGCACCGTCCTCGACTTCGTCAAGGACAAGGAGACGATGACCGACCCGGTCATGTGGGTCCGGGTCGGCTTCCACCACGTGCCACGCGACGAGGACCAGAGCCCGATGCCGATGCACTGGCAGGGCTTCGACCTGGTGCCGCGCGACTTCACCGCGATGAACCAGCTGACGCCCGACGAGCGCACCGGTCAGAACGGCAACCCGGAGCCCGAACCCGAGCCCTCGGGCGTCGGCGGCTGA
- a CDS encoding sensor histidine kinase yields the protein MGGVWPERRDWAIAAGAAAILLAAGLIGDGADSAVVPAGAVLLVVSGLALAVRRRAPVVVLVVTGLCAVGYQAAGFDVFAVAYLIAVYGAVRAGKRLVTLVTSVIVLAALPVAAMVSGLAAREAFTQARGVLELAWLIAAAAAGEALRQAESRAELAERSREEIALRRADEERLRIARELHDSLTHQISVIKVQAEAAVHVAQKRGEPVPEALLAIRDAGREAARELRETLGTLRDDTGARAYGLDQVPDLVRRACANGLEATLTVDGRRNGLPHDVDRAAYRIVQESLTNVTRHAAATSAWVRIEHRPGAVVVHVEDDGIADHATAVVPGVGLLGMRERVAALGGRLDAGPRRDGGFGVHAELPVGPGS from the coding sequence ATGGGTGGCGTGTGGCCTGAGCGCCGGGACTGGGCGATCGCCGCCGGTGCGGCGGCCATCCTGCTGGCCGCCGGGCTGATCGGCGACGGCGCGGACTCCGCTGTGGTTCCGGCCGGGGCGGTTCTGCTGGTGGTGAGCGGGCTGGCGCTTGCCGTACGCCGCCGTGCTCCGGTCGTGGTCCTGGTCGTCACCGGTCTGTGCGCCGTCGGTTATCAGGCGGCGGGGTTCGACGTGTTCGCGGTGGCGTACCTGATCGCCGTGTACGGCGCGGTGCGGGCCGGGAAGCGGCTCGTCACGCTGGTGACGAGCGTGATCGTGCTGGCGGCGTTGCCGGTGGCGGCGATGGTGTCCGGTCTGGCCGCCCGCGAGGCGTTCACTCAGGCGCGGGGTGTCCTCGAGCTGGCATGGCTGATCGCGGCGGCGGCGGCCGGGGAGGCGCTGCGGCAGGCGGAGAGCCGCGCCGAGCTGGCTGAGCGTTCCCGGGAGGAGATCGCCCTGCGCCGCGCCGACGAGGAGCGGTTGCGTATCGCGCGGGAGCTGCACGACTCCCTCACCCATCAGATCTCGGTGATCAAGGTGCAGGCGGAGGCGGCGGTGCACGTGGCACAGAAGCGCGGCGAACCGGTACCGGAGGCGTTGCTGGCGATCCGGGACGCGGGTCGTGAGGCGGCCCGGGAGCTGCGCGAGACCTTGGGAACGCTGCGCGACGACACCGGCGCCCGGGCGTACGGCCTCGATCAGGTGCCGGATCTGGTGCGGCGGGCGTGCGCGAACGGGCTGGAGGCCACCTTGACGGTCGACGGCCGGCGAAACGGCCTGCCGCATGACGTGGATCGCGCGGCGTACCGGATCGTGCAGGAGTCTCTGACCAATGTCACCCGCCATGCGGCGGCGACGTCGGCGTGGGTACGCATCGAGCATCGCCCCGGCGCCGTCGTCGTCCACGTCGAGGACGACGGCATCGCCGACCACGCGACGGCGGTGGTGCCCGGTGTCGGCCTGCTGGGCATGCGGGAACGGGTGGCCGCTCTCGGCGGGCGCCTGGATGCCGGGCCACGCCGCGACGGCGGCTTCGGCGTACACGCCGAACTGCCCGTGGGGCCGGGCTCGTGA
- a CDS encoding DUF6223 family protein — MLPTGLIAASTVPAYSLTGDRVVATTAAVLAVAGVVVGSLAVSRVSRRLSMIALTTGLISAVIGIMVIATADGGPGTGNGIVGGYAAVALGLTAAGLGGLASIRTSRASRGPVR; from the coding sequence ATGCTCCCCACCGGCCTGATCGCGGCATCGACCGTTCCCGCCTACTCGCTGACCGGTGATCGTGTCGTCGCGACCACGGCGGCGGTTCTCGCCGTGGCCGGCGTCGTCGTCGGTTCCCTGGCCGTGTCCCGTGTCAGCCGCCGGCTGTCGATGATCGCCCTGACGACCGGACTGATCAGCGCTGTCATCGGCATCATGGTGATCGCCACCGCCGACGGTGGGCCGGGAACCGGCAACGGCATCGTCGGCGGGTACGCGGCCGTCGCTCTGGGCCTGACCGCGGCCGGACTCGGCGGCCTGGCGTCGATCCGGACCAGCCGCGCCAGCCGCGGCCCGGTCCGCTGA
- a CDS encoding TetR/AcrR family transcriptional regulator, with product MDPKRAAVLLAAQQALTDGRQLQLNEIARSAGVGVGTVYRHFATPQALLETLVGQRLQALTQQAQTAASAQDTAEATRGFLRTTLLVLTEDPALAQVLAEAEDALPSTGVLKTELSLGVDRLLRRAVDEKVLPDWITSNDLERLLCGVAFAARLHPGPAAKPAAQRYLDALLDGLLTSRPADPPSPSRRWPASATPTASPPT from the coding sequence GTGGATCCGAAACGCGCCGCTGTCCTGCTCGCCGCACAGCAGGCGCTCACCGACGGGCGTCAGCTGCAGCTCAACGAGATCGCCCGATCGGCCGGCGTGGGCGTCGGAACGGTGTACCGCCATTTCGCCACCCCCCAGGCCTTGCTGGAGACACTCGTCGGGCAGCGCCTGCAAGCGCTCACGCAGCAGGCTCAAACGGCAGCCTCGGCCCAGGACACCGCCGAAGCCACGCGCGGGTTCCTCCGTACCACCCTGCTGGTGCTCACCGAAGACCCGGCCCTCGCGCAAGTCCTGGCAGAAGCCGAGGATGCACTGCCCTCGACCGGTGTCCTCAAGACCGAGCTGTCCCTGGGCGTCGATCGGCTGCTACGCCGCGCCGTCGACGAGAAGGTCCTGCCCGATTGGATCACCAGCAACGACCTCGAGCGACTACTCTGCGGTGTCGCCTTCGCGGCGCGGCTTCATCCAGGCCCCGCCGCGAAGCCCGCCGCCCAGCGCTACCTCGACGCCCTGCTCGACGGACTTCTGACCAGCCGGCCCGCCGATCCGCCCTCACCATCGAGAAGGTGGCCCGCCTCGGCGACGCCGACGGCCTCGCCGCCTACCTGA
- a CDS encoding NAD-dependent epimerase/dehydratase family protein, translating into MHVFLTGASGYVGGVIAEHLLAAGHQVTALARSEAAAATVSSLGAAVRRGDLTDLNGLQEAASRADAVVHTAVDYADQAVQDAESAALKAMLEGLGRGRPFVYTSTGLVYPATSPAPFDEETPLDPDATPQPWKVRGERQVLDEPTVAGVVVRAALVHGRGGSALPQGLIAAARANGAATYIAAGDNRWSTVHVDDLARLYVHIIDQPPAGKAVNAAAPAPTSMREIAEAVAQVTATRAVSITLQQALAAIGPFAHQLTTDQVLDPSRAERLLGWRTTEPGLIQDLTAGSYVAR; encoded by the coding sequence ATGCACGTGTTCCTCACCGGAGCCAGCGGTTACGTCGGCGGTGTGATCGCCGAGCATCTACTGGCCGCCGGGCACCAGGTCACCGCCCTTGCTCGCAGCGAAGCCGCCGCGGCCACGGTCTCCTCCCTTGGGGCAGCGGTACGACGGGGCGACCTGACCGACCTCAACGGGTTGCAGGAGGCGGCGTCCCGGGCCGACGCCGTCGTTCATACCGCCGTGGACTACGCCGACCAGGCCGTGCAGGACGCGGAGTCGGCGGCCTTGAAGGCGATGCTCGAAGGCCTGGGACGTGGCCGGCCGTTCGTGTACACCAGCACGGGCCTGGTCTATCCCGCCACCTCGCCAGCACCCTTCGACGAGGAGACACCGCTCGACCCGGACGCGACGCCGCAGCCGTGGAAGGTCCGCGGAGAGCGCCAGGTTCTCGACGAGCCCACTGTGGCCGGAGTCGTGGTGCGCGCGGCCCTGGTGCACGGTCGTGGCGGTTCGGCGCTGCCGCAGGGACTGATCGCCGCGGCTCGCGCGAACGGCGCGGCCACCTACATCGCAGCGGGCGACAACCGCTGGTCCACCGTGCACGTCGACGACCTGGCCCGCCTGTACGTCCACATAATCGACCAGCCGCCGGCCGGCAAGGCCGTGAACGCGGCGGCGCCCGCCCCGACGTCCATGCGGGAGATCGCCGAAGCGGTCGCCCAGGTCACCGCGACACGGGCGGTGTCCATCACCCTGCAGCAAGCCCTCGCGGCCATCGGTCCCTTCGCGCACCAGCTCACCACCGATCAGGTCCTCGACCCGAGCCGGGCTGAACGGCTCCTCGGGTGGCGCACCACCGAACCGGGACTCATCCAGGACCTGACCGCAGGCTCCTACGTCGCCCGGTGA
- a CDS encoding Lrp/AsnC family transcriptional regulator: MQIDNLDARILLALDADPDAGVLTLSRVLGISRNTIGARMRRMTPALAAPSSRVRPEALGHPMLAFVAMTLRQPDRSRAFAALRAIPNVLEIHATTGDFDIIVRVAARDTDDLYRVTNQLLEIHGVERTNTMISMRCETEYRTRPLIGGLATRAE, translated from the coding sequence GTGCAGATCGACAACCTGGACGCCCGGATCCTGCTCGCCCTCGACGCCGACCCGGACGCGGGCGTGCTCACCCTGTCCCGGGTCCTGGGGATCTCGCGGAACACCATCGGCGCCCGGATGCGCCGGATGACGCCGGCGCTGGCGGCGCCGAGTTCGCGGGTGCGCCCGGAGGCGCTGGGTCATCCGATGCTCGCCTTCGTGGCGATGACCCTGCGCCAGCCGGACCGGTCCCGGGCGTTCGCGGCGCTGCGTGCCATCCCGAACGTGCTGGAGATCCACGCGACGACAGGCGATTTCGACATCATCGTGCGGGTGGCGGCCCGTGACACCGACGACCTCTACCGGGTCACCAATCAGTTGCTGGAGATCCACGGGGTGGAGCGCACCAACACGATGATCTCCATGAGGTGCGAGACGGAGTACCGGACCCGGCCCCTGATCGGAGGGCTGGCAACCCGCGCCGAGTGA
- a CDS encoding MFS transporter: MSRNAARGGWLLLALLALAQFISALDYNIVYVALPEIGREVGFSAHSLQWVISAYAVAFGGLLLLGGRAADLLGHRRMFTLALALYGISSLIGGLAQSPGLLLAARAGQGLGGALLLPATLSLINTTFAEGRERNRAMAVWGGAGAAGMALGSLLGGALTSVFGWESVFYVNVPLALGAVVASFLVIPADPPRVTGRSFDLPGVLTATAGFTALVFGVVQGPELGWTSPVVLGAMLGGLALIGLFLVIESRADEPLMPLALLGNRNLVTAMGVTFIFMGTFGSQYYFFTVYLQNVHGFGALATGLAFLPSALIGMLGTTVSEKLLGRLGARATILIGMLTGAAGMALLAVGMSADGGFAALLPGIIPLSLGQGIAWTAMFVAAGTGVAAHHQGIGSAMVSTTQQIGGAVGLAALVAVANAGTTAVSGPELVPGLQTAGWIAALVTVAGAGVALTLRSPKTVPAEKPALAHAA; the protein is encoded by the coding sequence ATGTCGCGGAATGCCGCGCGTGGCGGATGGCTGCTGCTCGCCCTTCTGGCGCTGGCCCAGTTCATCAGCGCACTGGACTACAACATCGTCTACGTGGCACTACCGGAGATCGGCCGGGAAGTCGGCTTCTCCGCACACTCCCTGCAATGGGTGATCAGCGCGTACGCGGTCGCCTTCGGCGGTCTGCTGCTGCTCGGTGGCCGGGCCGCCGACCTGCTCGGGCACCGGCGCATGTTCACCCTCGCCCTGGCGCTGTACGGCATCTCGTCACTGATCGGCGGACTCGCGCAGAGTCCCGGCCTGCTGCTCGCGGCCCGCGCCGGTCAGGGCCTCGGTGGCGCCCTGCTGCTGCCCGCCACCCTCTCGCTGATCAACACCACCTTCGCCGAAGGCCGTGAGCGTAACCGCGCCATGGCCGTCTGGGGTGGCGCCGGCGCGGCCGGCATGGCCCTCGGTTCCCTGCTCGGCGGTGCGCTGACCAGCGTCTTCGGCTGGGAATCGGTCTTCTACGTCAACGTCCCGCTGGCGCTGGGCGCGGTGGTCGCCTCGTTCCTGGTCATCCCGGCCGACCCGCCCCGGGTCACCGGACGCAGCTTCGACCTGCCCGGCGTGCTGACCGCGACCGCCGGCTTCACCGCACTGGTCTTCGGCGTCGTGCAAGGCCCCGAACTGGGCTGGACGTCACCGGTCGTGCTCGGCGCGATGCTCGGCGGGCTGGCGCTGATCGGCCTCTTCCTGGTCATCGAGAGCCGGGCCGACGAGCCGCTGATGCCACTCGCTCTGCTGGGTAACCGCAACCTGGTCACCGCGATGGGTGTCACCTTCATCTTCATGGGCACGTTCGGCTCGCAGTACTACTTCTTCACCGTCTACCTGCAGAACGTGCACGGCTTCGGAGCCCTGGCCACCGGCCTGGCCTTCCTGCCCTCCGCGCTGATCGGCATGCTGGGCACGACCGTCAGCGAGAAGCTGCTCGGCCGCCTCGGCGCCCGCGCCACCATCCTGATCGGCATGCTCACCGGCGCGGCCGGCATGGCACTGCTCGCGGTCGGCATGTCCGCTGACGGTGGCTTCGCCGCGCTGCTGCCCGGCATCATCCCGCTCAGCCTCGGCCAGGGCATCGCCTGGACGGCGATGTTCGTCGCCGCCGGCACCGGCGTCGCCGCCCACCACCAGGGCATCGGCTCGGCGATGGTCTCCACCACCCAGCAGATCGGCGGCGCGGTCGGCCTCGCGGCACTGGTCGCCGTCGCCAATGCCGGCACCACAGCGGTGAGCGGCCCGGAGCTCGTGCCCGGCCTGCAGACCGCCGGCTGGATCGCGGCACTGGTGACAGTGGCCGGCGCCGGCGTCGCCCTGACGCTGCGGAGCCCGAAGACGGTCCCGGCCGAGAAGCCCGCTCTGGCACACGCCGCCTGA
- a CDS encoding response regulator transcription factor, which produces MIRVLLVDDQPLIRSGFRALLDAEDDIEVVAEAGDGAEGIALARRHLPDLALLDIQMPGLDGIEATRRIAADPLLAAMHVVVLTNYGFDEYVFNALRAGAAGFLVKDILPEDFLHAVRVAARGDALLAPSITRKLIDRFVSQPPPNTAAVSALSRLTNREREAVTLVARGLSNQQIADSMVITPVTAKTHINRAMTKLHARDRAQLVVIAYESGLIPRGPATLGP; this is translated from the coding sequence GTGATCCGGGTGCTGCTGGTCGACGACCAGCCGCTCATCCGCAGCGGGTTCCGTGCGCTGCTCGACGCCGAGGACGACATCGAGGTGGTGGCCGAGGCCGGTGACGGCGCCGAGGGGATCGCCCTGGCCCGCCGGCACCTGCCGGACCTGGCGTTGCTCGACATCCAGATGCCCGGTCTCGACGGCATCGAGGCCACCCGCCGCATCGCGGCCGACCCTCTTCTCGCCGCGATGCACGTCGTCGTCCTGACCAACTACGGTTTCGACGAGTACGTGTTCAACGCGCTGCGCGCCGGCGCCGCCGGATTCCTGGTGAAGGACATCCTGCCGGAGGACTTCCTGCACGCCGTACGGGTGGCCGCGCGCGGTGACGCCCTGCTCGCGCCCTCGATCACCCGCAAGCTGATCGACCGGTTCGTCAGCCAGCCACCACCGAACACCGCCGCGGTGAGCGCCCTGAGCCGGCTGACCAACCGGGAGAGGGAAGCGGTCACCCTGGTCGCCCGTGGCCTGTCCAACCAGCAGATCGCCGACTCCATGGTGATCACACCGGTGACGGCGAAGACCCACATCAACCGGGCCATGACCAAGTTGCACGCCCGGGACCGGGCACAACTCGTGGTCATCGCCTACGAATCGGGCCTGATCCCACGCGGCCCGGCCACGCTCGGGCCGTGA
- a CDS encoding M4 family metallopeptidase — protein MRCTIRHAGRRPVAAGATALALAAGLLAAGASPAAAAPAEPPGAYRPPPTRMQAAADARDTVGRHGAAIRAAATENYQVRSVVVDPDGSRHVRFDRTYRGLPVLGGDYVVHANPDGGFRDASVAQRQKITTGVTPAIGARTATAVAVKEFGGPHQKAGAHLVIDAVQGTPALAWQVVVTSDEPRELNVVVDARSGAVRRTFEGLRGAETGTGRTLYNGEVPLTTTRREDGSYTLADPARGGARVLSLRGGDSAEPLVDADNVWGDGTLADPATVAADVHYGLAETYDYFKDQHGRSGVRDDGSVPGAQVHFDDANAYFDAFCFCMGFGDGGSGYGPFVSLDIVAHEYAHAVTDATADLIYDGESGGLNEATSDIFGTLVEFAADNPQDRPDYLVGEKTGVTLRYMDDPDRDFTSASCWSPSVGYLDVHESSGVANKFFYTLAVGSGETAWGNSPTCNGAPAVTGIGNEAAGRIWYRALTVYMLSNTNFGGAREATLKAAADLYGASSVEHTTVDAAWAAAGVDGTVPAQQEPAVTRPDVQQHLVGDAVNLRIQARDPQGDEITFTATDLPRGLSISADGLITGTIAAHGSTLSTITVTDSGGHAGVTTVYWAITGPPVVRPIEDRVGVVGEEDVFFVIASDDGIEMTYSWSGLPPGVDGYDSLVWGTPQEPGVYPVTLTVTDDEQRSTVVTFTWTVNPA, from the coding sequence ATGCGCTGCACTATCCGGCATGCCGGACGACGGCCGGTGGCCGCCGGCGCGACGGCGCTCGCGCTGGCAGCAGGCCTTCTGGCAGCCGGGGCATCACCTGCGGCGGCGGCGCCCGCCGAGCCGCCCGGCGCCTACCGGCCCCCGCCCACACGGATGCAGGCGGCCGCTGACGCCCGCGACACCGTCGGCCGGCACGGCGCCGCCATCCGCGCCGCCGCGACCGAGAACTATCAGGTCCGTAGCGTGGTCGTCGATCCGGACGGCTCCCGGCACGTGCGGTTCGACCGGACCTACCGGGGGCTGCCGGTGCTCGGCGGTGACTACGTGGTGCACGCCAACCCGGACGGCGGCTTCCGTGACGCCTCGGTGGCCCAGCGCCAGAAGATCACCACCGGCGTCACGCCGGCGATCGGCGCCCGCACGGCGACGGCGGTGGCGGTGAAGGAGTTCGGCGGCCCCCATCAGAAGGCCGGCGCCCACCTGGTCATCGACGCGGTCCAGGGCACGCCGGCGCTGGCCTGGCAGGTGGTCGTCACCAGCGACGAACCGCGCGAGCTCAACGTCGTGGTGGACGCGCGCAGCGGCGCGGTGCGGCGCACCTTCGAAGGGCTCCGCGGTGCGGAGACCGGCACCGGGCGCACGCTCTACAACGGCGAGGTTCCGCTGACCACGACGCGCCGCGAGGACGGCTCCTACACGCTGGCCGATCCGGCGCGCGGCGGCGCCCGGGTGCTCAGCCTGCGCGGCGGGGACAGTGCCGAACCGCTGGTGGACGCCGACAACGTGTGGGGTGACGGCACCCTTGCCGACCCGGCGACGGTCGCGGCCGACGTGCACTACGGGCTGGCCGAGACGTACGACTACTTCAAGGACCAGCACGGGCGCAGCGGGGTCCGCGACGACGGCTCGGTACCGGGCGCGCAGGTCCACTTCGACGACGCCAACGCCTACTTCGACGCCTTCTGCTTCTGCATGGGCTTCGGCGACGGCGGCTCCGGATACGGCCCGTTCGTGTCGCTGGACATCGTGGCGCACGAGTACGCCCACGCCGTCACCGACGCCACCGCCGACCTGATCTACGACGGTGAGTCCGGTGGGCTGAACGAGGCGACCAGCGACATCTTCGGCACCCTCGTCGAGTTCGCCGCCGACAACCCGCAGGACCGGCCCGACTATCTGGTCGGCGAGAAGACCGGGGTGACCCTGCGCTACATGGACGACCCGGACCGCGACTTCACGTCCGCGTCGTGCTGGAGTCCCTCGGTGGGATACCTCGACGTGCACGAGTCGTCCGGTGTGGCGAACAAGTTCTTCTACACCTTGGCGGTCGGCAGCGGCGAAACCGCCTGGGGCAACAGCCCGACCTGCAACGGCGCGCCGGCGGTGACCGGCATCGGCAACGAGGCGGCCGGCCGGATCTGGTACCGGGCGCTGACCGTCTACATGCTGTCGAACACCAACTTCGGTGGCGCCCGGGAGGCCACCCTCAAGGCCGCGGCCGACCTGTACGGCGCGAGCAGCGTCGAACACACCACCGTGGACGCGGCCTGGGCTGCGGCCGGCGTGGACGGGACGGTCCCGGCCCAGCAGGAGCCCGCGGTGACCCGGCCCGACGTCCAGCAGCACCTGGTCGGCGACGCGGTGAACCTGCGGATCCAGGCCCGTGACCCGCAAGGCGACGAGATCACCTTCACTGCCACCGACCTGCCCCGCGGCCTGTCCATCAGCGCCGACGGGTTGATCACCGGGACGATCGCCGCGCACGGCTCCACGCTGTCCACCATCACCGTGACCGACTCCGGCGGGCACGCCGGCGTGACCACCGTGTACTGGGCGATCACCGGGCCGCCGGTGGTCCGGCCCATCGAGGACCGCGTCGGCGTGGTCGGCGAGGAGGACGTCTTCTTCGTAATCGCCTCCGACGACGGCATCGAGATGACCTATTCGTGGTCCGGGCTGCCGCCGGGCGTGGACGGCTACGACAGCCTCGTCTGGGGCACCCCGCAGGAGCCGGGCGTCTACCCGGTGACCCTGACCGTCACCGACGACGAGCAGCGGTCCACCGTCGTCACCTTCACCTGGACCGTCAATCCCGCCTGA
- a CDS encoding TetR/AcrR family transcriptional regulator, with amino-acid sequence MRQRSTAVERRATVLSAAVVAFAAKGYYGTTTTEVAQEAGISQGYLYRLFPDKEALFVAAIDHLSQRLKQHTATVAARVTTTDPVRVLAELSASYRDLIADRDLLKLLMHGNCAAGEPAIGDAVRRCYAEQIEHARSVSGASDEQLRRYFADSLLANVVAVVGADSVDAPWARVLRA; translated from the coding sequence ATGAGACAGAGATCCACTGCGGTCGAGCGGCGCGCGACGGTTCTGAGCGCCGCGGTGGTCGCGTTCGCCGCGAAGGGCTACTACGGCACCACCACGACCGAGGTGGCTCAGGAGGCCGGCATCTCCCAGGGGTACCTCTACCGCCTCTTCCCGGACAAGGAGGCGCTGTTCGTGGCCGCGATCGACCACCTGTCGCAACGGCTCAAGCAGCACACGGCCACGGTCGCCGCCCGGGTCACCACGACCGACCCGGTGCGGGTCCTCGCCGAGCTCAGTGCTTCCTACCGGGATCTGATCGCCGACCGGGACCTGCTCAAACTGCTGATGCACGGCAACTGCGCGGCGGGGGAGCCGGCCATCGGCGACGCGGTCCGGCGGTGTTACGCCGAGCAGATCGAGCACGCCCGCTCGGTCTCCGGCGCCTCCGACGAGCAGCTGCGGCGGTACTTCGCGGACTCGCTGCTGGCGAACGTGGTCGCCGTGGTCGGTGCCGACAGCGTCGACGCGCCGTGGGCGCGCGTGCTGCGCGCCTGA